In Terriglobales bacterium, the following are encoded in one genomic region:
- a CDS encoding corrinoid protein, which yields MTDLKRLYDAILDGDAKTATAVTKEALAEGVNPLDLVTNHMVPAMDEVGKRFECEEYFVPELLISARAMKGALELIRPLLAAQGSEPVARVAIGTVKGDLHDIGKNLVASMLEGGGFEVIDLGADVSPDKFVAAVKERGANLICLSALLTVTMPAMKTTIEALTNAGVRGKIKIMVGGAPVTPQYATQIGADGYGENAISAVSLARQLVAQGSEASA from the coding sequence ATGACTGACCTTAAGAGACTCTACGATGCGATTTTAGACGGCGACGCCAAGACGGCGACCGCAGTCACCAAGGAGGCGCTTGCCGAAGGCGTAAACCCTCTCGACCTGGTGACCAATCACATGGTTCCCGCCATGGACGAGGTGGGGAAGCGGTTCGAGTGCGAGGAGTACTTCGTGCCGGAACTGCTGATTTCGGCGCGCGCCATGAAGGGGGCCCTGGAACTGATCCGGCCGCTGCTGGCGGCGCAAGGCAGCGAGCCGGTGGCGCGCGTGGCCATCGGCACGGTGAAGGGCGACCTGCACGATATCGGCAAGAACCTGGTAGCGTCGATGCTCGAAGGCGGCGGGTTCGAGGTGATAGACCTGGGGGCAGACGTATCGCCCGACAAGTTTGTGGCCGCGGTGAAGGAGCGGGGCGCCAACCTGATTTGCCTCTCGGCTCTCCTGACTGTGACCATGCCCGCCATGAAAACCACCATCGAGGCACTCACCAATGCCGGCGTGCGGGGCAAGATCAAGATCATGGTGGGCGGTGCTCCGGTAACGCCGCAGTATGCCACCCAGATCGGGGCGGACGGTTACGGCGAAAACGCCATCTCCGCCGTCAGCCTGGCGCGGCAGCTCGTAGCACAAGGTTCAGAAGCCTCCGCGTAA